One Papaver somniferum cultivar HN1 chromosome 10, ASM357369v1, whole genome shotgun sequence genomic window carries:
- the LOC113317894 gene encoding AP-5 complex subunit mu-like isoform X2: MANCSIRAIWILNNQDTVVFNRRFSVVERRWRLACKRENENSNGDNKQISPSLPDDSEFTTAFIERKKREGSSRGFGFRVVQSSEGSDSWVDDPITHHIISLHINKEEEEGEKYFLWPLVLHIRNPYCILILPLVEPRHLKSYERMCNRSDCGSCIREEESLPSLLLDLPCITGSFMVAHTIGDVITGDSVEPEVLASVAPSVGGLLDSLTGSIGIPSMTARAKPVAAPVAVPNSSGGISGGATSDASKISSRLADRDALCTFISSAMPFGTPLDLNYSNISAVKVNGFSSTDTPLVDMKQPAWKPYLYRGKQRILFTIHETVYASMYDRDDIPDSISVSGQVNCRAELEGLPDVSLPLNGLSTSHLEVLSFHPCAQISEHGVDKQAMMFSPPVGNFILIRYQGFCGLGPPVKGFYQLSMVSEDEGAFLFKLRLMEGYKSPITMEYCTLTMPFPRRKIISFDGNPSIGTISTTENSVEWKIVTIGRGISGKSIEATFPGTIKFAPKTIQKLSALSRPAHGLITEDDSDEESENINNIANIEDFLLEKMNKDLPPVDLEEPFCWQSYNYARVSFKISGATMSGMSIDPKSVTVYPTVKAPVEFTTQVSSGDYILWNTLGKCPFVATAPREQLQQQQK, translated from the exons ATGGCTAATTGTAGCATCAGAGCTATATGGATCCTTAATAATCAAGATACAGTCGTCTTCAATAG GAGATTTTCTGTGGTGGAGAGACGATGGAGATTAGCTTgtaaaagagaaaatgaaaattcTAATggtgataataaacaaatatcacCATCACTTCCTGATGATTCCGAGTTTACTACTGCATTCATCGAGAGAAAGAAGAG AGAGGGTTCATCCCGTGGTTTTGGCTTTCGCGTTGTTCAGTCCAGCGAAGGATCAGACTCATGGGTAGATGATCCGATTACACACCATATAATTAGCCTTCATAttaataaagaagaagaggaaggagaaaaatacTTCCTATGGCCATTGGTTTTGCACATAAGGAACCCTTATTGCATTCTTATATTACCTTTAGTTGAGCCCAGACATTTGAAATCTTATGAAAGGATGTGTAACAGATCCGATTGTGGGAGTTGTATTAGAGAAGAGGAAAGTCTACCTTCACTGCTGCTTGATCTTCCATGCATCACAGG GTCATTTATGGTGGCACATACAATTGGAGATGTAATAACTGGTGATTCTGTGGAACCTGAGGTACTTGCAAGTGTAGCTCCCTCAGTTGGTGGGTTACTAGATTCATTAACTGGTAGTATAGGAATTCCGAGCATGACCGCAAGGGCAAAGCCGGTAGCTGCCCCAGTTGCAGTTCCAAACTCGTCAGGTGGTATATCTGGAGGTGCTACATCAGACGCTTCAAAAATTAGCTCGAGGCTTGCTGACCGAGATGCACTTTGTACATTCATTAGTAGCGCAATGCCATTTG GGACACCCTTGGACCTCAACTATTCAAATATTTCTGCTGTTAAAGTGAATGGCTTTTCTTCTACGGATACACCTCTCGTAGACATGAAGCAACCAGCTTGGAAGCCGTACCTTTACAGAGGGAAGCAGAGAATACTGTTCACAATTCATGAAACAGTTTATGCTTCGATGTATGATCGGGATGACATCCCAGATTCCATATCAGTTTCAGGTCAGGTGAACTGCCGGGCAGAGTTGGAAGGACTACCTGATGTTTCTTTACCTTTGAATGGGTTGAGTACATCCCACCTAGAGGTTTTATCGTTTCACCCATGTGCACAAATTTCGGAGCACGGTGTAGATAAACAAGCAATGATGTTTTCTCCACCAGTTGGAAATTTCATTTTGATACGCTATCAAGGTTTTTGTGGTCTTGGACCTCCGGTTAAAGGGTTTTACCAGCTTTCCATGGTGTCAGAAGATGAAGGTGCATTTTTGTTTAAGTTGCGCCTGATGGAAGGTTACAAGTCTCCCATAACAATGGAATATTGTACTCTTACAATGCCCTTCCCTAGAAGAAAAATTATATCTTTTGATGGAAATCCTTCTATTGGGACCATATCAACAACAGAGAATTCAGTTGAATGGAAGATCGTAACAATTGGACGTGGTATCAGTGGGAAAAGTATTGAAGCAACCTTTCCTGGAACAATCAAGTTTGCTCCAAAGACAATTCAAAAGCTTTCAGCCTTGTCTAGACCAGCTCATGGACTTATTACTGAAGATGACAGTGACGAAGAGTcagaaaatattaacaatattgcAAACATAGAAGACTTCTTATTGGAGAAAATGAACAAGGACCTCCCTCCAGTTGATTTAGAGGAGCCGTTTTGTTGGCAGTCATATAATTATGCAAGG GTGTCTTTCAAGATCTCGGGGGCAACAATGTCAGGAATGTCGATTGATCCAAAATCT GTAACTGTGTATCCAACTGTGAAGGCACCAGTGGAGTTCACAACTCAG GTTTCATCTGGAGATTACATCTTGTGGAACACTTTAGGTAAATGCCCATTTGTTGCTACTGCTCCAAGGGAACAACTACAGCAACAGCAAAAATAG